From Natronorubrum halophilum, a single genomic window includes:
- a CDS encoding DUF5806 family protein: MGRFWGERMGSRRFRSSLNAVRLIDKKRAGSHEFGPMDSVILVRPLNVMRATAGQTMPEDTQPSSRSNASEHYRFRRLESAEYDRVSEFLRDRVAFTAREWAIARLCADFRTGTGIEMTIIGENLPDLVPFMDDQYTRQAVYQSRKSFEEKVRKSGATFLYGAYSDFFTADELDDIAYEATEVARFLIEVEGASLSYESELNAEERIEAAMKDVHRASLELRYDRCPNCGERLGEDAGGSE; encoded by the coding sequence ATGGGACGATTCTGGGGCGAGCGGATGGGAAGTCGCCGGTTCCGATCGTCGCTGAATGCCGTCCGACTAATCGACAAAAAGCGAGCCGGATCACACGAGTTCGGCCCGATGGACAGCGTTATTCTCGTTCGGCCCCTGAACGTGATGCGGGCAACCGCAGGACAAACCATGCCCGAAGATACGCAACCATCCTCCCGGAGCAACGCATCCGAGCACTACCGCTTCAGGCGACTCGAGAGCGCCGAATACGACCGCGTCAGCGAGTTCCTTCGCGATCGCGTCGCCTTCACGGCCCGCGAGTGGGCGATCGCTCGCCTCTGTGCCGACTTTCGGACCGGAACGGGTATTGAGATGACGATCATCGGGGAGAACCTCCCCGACCTCGTTCCCTTCATGGACGACCAGTACACGCGCCAAGCCGTCTACCAGTCGCGCAAATCCTTCGAGGAGAAGGTTCGAAAATCGGGTGCGACGTTCCTCTACGGCGCTTACTCCGATTTCTTCACGGCCGACGAACTCGACGACATCGCCTACGAGGCGACGGAGGTAGCGCGGTTTCTGATCGAAGTCGAAGGAGCCTCCCTCTCCTACGAGAGCGAACTGAACGCGGAAGAACGGATCGAAGCGGCGATGAAGGACGTCCATCGGGCGAGCCTCGAACTCCGCTACGATCGCTGTCCGAACTGCGGCGAGCGACTCGGTGAGGACGCGGGCGGATCCGAGTGA
- a CDS encoding SDR family oxidoreductase — MNHPHTSTVLVAGATGRTGSELLRKLDDTSLHVRAMTRSAANHESLVTNGADEVMVGDLLDPAAARVAVENCDAVLFAAGSNLATGLLRPGRVVDGTGVINLVEAATAEGVRTFVLQSTIGVGDSRPGMPLWARSVVLRWTVREKARAERALRESGLEHVVFRPGWLTDESATHDVLIAEGGGNMTGSIPRADVARLMVAALFTPTVANRSLEVVAKDDVANANPRSLITVEWDRAGAASVEGNVDPNRGT, encoded by the coding sequence ATGAACCACCCACACACGTCGACGGTGCTGGTTGCCGGGGCGACCGGTCGAACCGGCAGTGAACTTCTCCGAAAACTGGACGACACGTCGCTGCACGTCAGAGCGATGACCCGTTCGGCAGCAAATCACGAGTCGCTCGTCACAAACGGAGCCGACGAGGTTATGGTCGGCGACTTGCTGGATCCGGCGGCCGCGCGGGTAGCCGTCGAGAACTGCGATGCGGTTCTGTTCGCTGCGGGATCGAATCTGGCGACGGGGTTGCTTCGTCCCGGGCGCGTCGTCGACGGAACGGGCGTGATCAACCTCGTCGAGGCCGCGACCGCGGAAGGCGTTCGCACGTTCGTCCTCCAGAGTACGATCGGCGTCGGCGACTCCCGTCCGGGGATGCCACTGTGGGCCCGGTCGGTCGTGCTCCGATGGACGGTACGCGAAAAAGCGCGCGCCGAACGAGCCCTCCGCGAGTCGGGCCTCGAGCACGTCGTATTCCGCCCCGGATGGCTGACCGACGAGTCGGCGACGCACGACGTACTCATCGCCGAAGGCGGTGGCAACATGACCGGTTCCATCCCGCGGGCGGACGTCGCCCGTCTCATGGTAGCGGCGTTGTTCACGCCGACTGTAGCTAACCGAAGCCTCGAGGTCGTTGCGAAAGACGACGTGGCGAACGCGAACCCGCGCAGTCTCATCACCGTCGAGTGGGACCGAGCCGGCGCGGCATCCGTCGAGGGGAACGTCGATCCGAACAGGGGAACTTGA
- a CDS encoding anthrone oxygenase family protein, with amino-acid sequence MSPNVLPGDLVMFLFATSAILGGIMAGFFFAYSASVVLALETLSADAYTTVMRPINESVRNPAFGVAFFGAIAVPVVGAAIVLLRGYWTSQYGQLFLAGVTVYLIGTIAVTVMVHFPMNDDIATWSVESPPDDWAAVRARWALWNHVRTTAAIVSFALYIGALVTLGV; translated from the coding sequence GTGAGTCCGAACGTCCTTCCCGGAGACCTCGTCATGTTCCTGTTCGCGACATCGGCGATCCTCGGCGGAATTATGGCCGGGTTCTTCTTCGCCTACTCGGCGAGCGTGGTACTCGCTCTCGAGACGCTTTCGGCGGACGCGTACACCACCGTAATGCGCCCCATCAACGAATCCGTTCGAAACCCGGCGTTCGGCGTCGCGTTCTTCGGTGCGATCGCGGTTCCGGTGGTCGGTGCGGCAATCGTGCTTCTCCGCGGGTACTGGACGTCGCAGTACGGGCAGTTGTTTCTCGCGGGGGTTACCGTCTATCTGATAGGAACGATCGCCGTGACGGTGATGGTCCACTTTCCGATGAACGACGACATCGCGACGTGGTCCGTCGAGTCGCCGCCGGACGATTGGGCTGCGGTTCGTGCGCGGTGGGCGCTGTGGAATCACGTCCGAACGACGGCGGCGATCGTTTCGTTCGCTCTGTACATCGGGGCGCTGGTAACGCTTGGTGTGTAG
- a CDS encoding winged helix-turn-helix transcriptional regulator, producing the protein MVEEYQYLLDDVPYIDDTPKELNETVGDLLDLMTNAHALAVFYHLFCEKRPLRFSELEGAIDVTPKVLSQRLAELTDAGLVSRRSYDEIPPRVEYEPTTKARELDPAFQFLYAWAARYGSERRTD; encoded by the coding sequence GTGGTCGAGGAGTACCAGTATCTACTCGACGACGTCCCATACATCGACGACACCCCGAAGGAGTTAAACGAGACGGTAGGAGACCTCCTCGACCTCATGACCAACGCGCACGCACTGGCGGTTTTCTACCACCTCTTCTGCGAGAAGCGGCCCCTGCGGTTCTCCGAACTCGAGGGCGCCATCGATGTCACGCCGAAAGTACTCTCCCAACGGCTGGCGGAGCTCACCGACGCCGGTCTCGTCTCTCGACGATCGTACGACGAGATTCCGCCGCGCGTCGAGTACGAACCCACGACGAAGGCACGAGAGCTAGATCCTGCGTTCCAGTTCCTCTACGCGTGGGCAGCACGCTACGGGTCCGAGCGAAGAACTGACTGA
- a CDS encoding ABC transporter permease translates to MSSLPTLVRAIARKEIILMIRYPVNTFSNLLLTYLFFLLIFFGGQAVAGPALTESLDGIIVGFFLWTMSSLSFGYLAYSVSAEAQWGTLEQLYMTPFGIRTIMVVKAVVGTIINFGWGVVMLLLMLVTSGQTLQIDIVTVLSLGMLTLASALGIGFLFAGLALLYKRIEDLLSLVNFLIVGFIAVPVGSYSLLKALPLAQGSYLLRQTMEDGILVWELPAVELLILVATAVAYVGVGYYVFWWSQRRARRKGILGHY, encoded by the coding sequence ATGAGTTCGTTGCCAACGTTGGTTCGTGCGATCGCGCGTAAGGAGATCATCCTTATGATCCGATATCCAGTTAACACTTTCTCAAATCTACTGCTGACCTATCTGTTCTTTCTACTGATATTCTTTGGTGGACAGGCGGTAGCAGGGCCGGCTCTTACAGAGTCACTTGATGGGATTATTGTGGGTTTCTTTCTCTGGACCATGTCATCCCTGTCCTTTGGCTATCTCGCATATTCAGTTTCAGCAGAAGCTCAGTGGGGCACGTTAGAACAGTTGTATATGACACCTTTTGGCATTCGAACCATCATGGTAGTCAAAGCAGTTGTCGGAACAATTATTAATTTCGGCTGGGGCGTCGTCATGCTACTGCTTATGTTAGTGACCTCTGGCCAGACATTACAGATAGATATCGTGACTGTCCTCTCACTTGGAATGCTAACGCTCGCCTCTGCTCTCGGAATTGGGTTTTTGTTTGCGGGGCTTGCGCTTCTGTACAAGAGGATCGAGGACTTGTTGAGTCTGGTTAACTTCCTGATTGTCGGGTTTATTGCTGTCCCGGTTGGCTCGTATAGTTTGCTCAAGGCGCTCCCTCTCGCACAGGGTAGTTATCTCCTCCGGCAAACAATGGAAGATGGGATTTTAGTTTGGGAGCTTCCCGCGGTGGAACTCCTCATCTTGGTCGCCACTGCGGTTGCATATGTAGGCGTAGGATACTACGTATTCTGGTGGTCACAGCGCCGTGCGCGTCGCAAAGGGATTCTTGGCCACTATTGA
- a CDS encoding ATP-binding protein, with translation MSRWKSLVDTFGGRPAILVLGGLYVSSTIGVYNAEVASGTPVSNALFLAFFVFIPGMILLAGGYWLPRTTINPKFYPTVTAWSLSAIALLSGLLALYHLSPNASIDNPVQTILIITGFVIVPAFVGGISGARSKTRAFDLEQRNREIREIHTELKDRESELQRVQERMEFALINTEGAVWEWDIENDRTSYYPSEEPLFGTSIENWEDFAAVIHPEDRDAVQRAIDESLETGEPKHEEVRIVRNGEVRWIEAPGQPVTVGDGATHMIGVVRDITDRKTFEQQLQSSNERLEQFAYVASHDLQEPLRMIISYLNLLEDRYSDELDDEAHEFIEYAVDGSERMQEMIRGLLAYSRLDTDAEPLGPTAAEAVVDDVLENLKLQIEEADADITVGELPTVEADDNQLKQVFQNLVSNAIKYRGDEKPRIEISASRNDGMCRFRVADNGIGMDPAYTDQIFEVFNRLHNTQEYSGTGIGLALCKRIVERHGGEIWVESEPGEGSTFSFTIPLVDQSVD, from the coding sequence ATGAGCCGCTGGAAGTCGCTTGTAGACACCTTCGGCGGGAGACCTGCCATTCTCGTCCTCGGTGGGCTCTACGTCAGTTCGACTATCGGAGTGTACAATGCGGAAGTCGCAAGTGGCACGCCCGTTTCGAACGCTCTCTTTCTCGCGTTTTTCGTCTTTATTCCAGGGATGATCCTCCTCGCCGGTGGATACTGGCTGCCACGAACGACCATCAACCCGAAATTCTACCCAACGGTTACCGCCTGGTCACTAAGCGCGATCGCACTATTGAGCGGTTTGCTCGCGTTGTATCATCTCTCTCCAAACGCCAGTATCGACAACCCCGTCCAGACGATTCTCATCATAACGGGATTCGTCATCGTCCCGGCGTTCGTCGGTGGAATTTCCGGAGCGAGATCGAAAACGAGAGCGTTCGATCTCGAACAACGTAACCGGGAAATTCGAGAGATACACACCGAGTTGAAAGACCGTGAGTCCGAACTCCAGCGCGTTCAAGAACGGATGGAGTTCGCACTAATTAATACTGAGGGCGCGGTGTGGGAGTGGGACATCGAAAACGATCGGACATCGTACTACCCCTCTGAGGAGCCCTTGTTCGGCACCAGCATCGAAAACTGGGAAGACTTCGCCGCCGTAATCCATCCAGAGGACCGAGACGCGGTCCAACGAGCAATCGATGAGTCTCTCGAAACCGGCGAGCCAAAGCACGAGGAGGTCCGCATCGTCCGAAATGGTGAGGTCCGGTGGATCGAAGCCCCAGGTCAGCCGGTAACCGTCGGCGATGGGGCGACACACATGATCGGCGTGGTACGCGACATAACTGACCGCAAAACGTTTGAACAGCAGCTGCAGTCCTCGAACGAGCGGCTTGAACAGTTCGCCTACGTCGCATCGCACGACCTCCAGGAGCCCCTCCGAATGATCATAAGCTATCTCAATCTGCTCGAAGACCGCTATAGCGACGAACTCGACGATGAAGCTCACGAATTCATCGAGTACGCCGTCGATGGCTCGGAGCGAATGCAGGAGATGATCCGAGGTCTCTTGGCGTACTCCCGGCTCGATACTGATGCCGAGCCGCTTGGACCCACGGCTGCCGAGGCGGTTGTCGACGATGTCCTCGAGAACCTCAAACTCCAAATCGAAGAGGCCGATGCCGACATCACCGTCGGGGAGCTGCCGACAGTGGAAGCTGACGATAACCAGCTCAAACAGGTGTTCCAAAACCTCGTCTCAAACGCTATCAAGTATCGAGGCGACGAGAAGCCGCGGATCGAGATTAGCGCCTCACGAAATGACGGGATGTGCCGATTCAGAGTCGCCGACAATGGCATTGGGATGGACCCGGCGTACACGGACCAGATCTTCGAAGTGTTCAACCGGCTCCACAATACTCAAGAGTACTCCGGAACAGGGATCGGTCTGGCTCTCTGTAAAAGGATCGTCGAGCGACACGGTGGCGAGATATGGGTGGAATCAGAACCCGGGGAAGGCTCGACGTTCTCCTTTACCATTCCGCTCGTCGACCAATCGGTCGATTGA
- a CDS encoding ribbon-helix-helix domain-containing protein, protein MTGRSPSNDVVIEPNRSRLENGQTLERVTFRATDEQLAALESLVDDDVYYTRSEALRAGVQQLLERHRQDDADQVNK, encoded by the coding sequence ATGACGGGTCGTTCGCCGTCCAACGACGTCGTGATCGAACCCAACCGCTCCCGGCTGGAGAACGGTCAGACGCTCGAGCGTGTGACGTTCCGGGCCACCGACGAGCAACTCGCTGCCCTCGAGTCGCTCGTCGACGACGACGTCTACTACACCCGGAGCGAAGCGCTTCGGGCCGGGGTTCAACAGCTACTCGAGCGACACCGTCAGGACGACGCCGACCAGGTGAACAAGTAG
- a CDS encoding PadR family transcriptional regulator — MDDLTGFQRDLLFVIAGADQPSGQDVKEEIEQYYSTEINHGRLYPNLDTIVNKDLVEKGQLDRRTNYYAITDDGEQAIEDRQEWVSQYLG; from the coding sequence ATGGACGACCTCACAGGGTTTCAACGAGACCTGCTATTCGTGATCGCTGGCGCCGACCAACCATCCGGACAGGATGTCAAAGAAGAGATTGAGCAGTACTACAGTACCGAGATCAATCATGGACGACTGTACCCGAATCTCGACACCATCGTCAACAAAGACTTGGTCGAAAAGGGACAACTCGATAGGCGGACGAACTATTACGCGATCACAGACGACGGAGAACAAGCGATTGAAGACCGGCAGGAGTGGGTCTCACAGTATCTCGGTTAG
- a CDS encoding ABC transporter ATP-binding protein, protein MSPDRSPETAVDPIISVRDLTKSYGRGENSVQAVDDISFDINSGTVVGILGQNGAGKTSTIKMMLGLVTPTSGEIQIAGSDVLAETHEVYQDVGAMLEGARNTYWRLTVRENLDFFASLNGIDPKNVRSHHEALIERYGLKEKANVPIRDLSRGMKQKVSLICTLARQTGVVFLDEPTLGLDVETSLDLQQEIRHLAEEESMTILLSSHNMDMVEAVCDRIIILHEGHVIADNRIENLVEVFQTQMYQITVEPPVSEPLKDRLGKRYSTKSWCKIGGKVQFEVLPSSGDDFYNFVNELQQEDIELVSIRSLEPDLENIFLEMTNKTSLTENQNGGQQ, encoded by the coding sequence ATGAGTCCAGATCGTTCTCCAGAGACGGCCGTAGATCCAATCATCTCTGTTCGGGACCTGACGAAGTCCTATGGACGGGGAGAAAATAGTGTTCAAGCGGTAGATGATATCAGTTTTGACATTAATTCTGGCACCGTTGTTGGAATCTTAGGTCAAAATGGTGCCGGGAAGACGTCAACAATAAAAATGATGCTCGGGCTGGTAACGCCGACATCTGGGGAAATCCAAATCGCAGGCTCAGATGTGTTGGCAGAAACACACGAGGTCTATCAGGACGTGGGTGCGATGCTCGAAGGGGCACGGAACACGTACTGGAGACTGACAGTCCGTGAGAATCTTGACTTCTTTGCGAGTCTCAACGGAATCGATCCGAAGAATGTGCGAAGCCACCATGAGGCGCTCATAGAAAGATACGGGCTTAAGGAGAAGGCAAATGTCCCGATCAGAGATTTGTCAAGAGGAATGAAACAAAAGGTCTCCCTGATCTGTACCTTAGCACGACAGACGGGTGTTGTTTTTCTCGACGAACCAACACTTGGGCTTGATGTCGAAACGTCACTTGACCTTCAACAGGAGATACGGCACTTAGCCGAAGAAGAGTCGATGACAATTCTGCTTAGTAGTCACAATATGGATATGGTAGAAGCGGTCTGTGATCGTATCATTATCCTTCACGAGGGTCACGTCATTGCGGATAATCGTATCGAAAATCTCGTCGAGGTCTTCCAAACTCAAATGTACCAAATCACTGTTGAGCCTCCCGTCTCGGAACCGTTGAAAGATCGTCTCGGAAAAAGATACAGTACAAAGAGCTGGTGCAAAATTGGCGGGAAAGTTCAATTCGAGGTGCTACCTTCGTCGGGGGATGACTTCTATAACTTCGTGAACGAGTTGCAGCAAGAAGATATCGAACTTGTCTCAATTCGTTCGCTTGAACCCGATCTCGAAAATATCTTCCTTGAAATGACGAATAAGACATCGCTGACGGAAAACCAAAACGGGGGCCAGCAATGA